Proteins found in one Helicobacter sp. NHP19-003 genomic segment:
- a CDS encoding M16 family metallopeptidase: MKGLGRFFVLILILGGFMQAAQATEKLSMRTYLPHYESITLDNGLQVVAVPLANKSGVIEVDLLYKVGSRNERMGKSGIAHMLEHMSFKSTKHLKDGEFDTIVKGFGGVSNASTSFDNTRYFIKASNANLDKSLELFAEMLGSLQLKEDEFLPERQVVAEERLWRTDNSPLGYLYFRFFNTAFVYHPYHWTPIGFMQDIQHWTIQDIREFHDTYYQPKNAILLVVGDLDPKKVFEQAKKHFASIPNKSQTPIPEVYMQEPIQNGLRETVIHKKDLSLEWLAIGWKVPPFAHKDQVALNALAKLLAEGDSSLLRKTLVDQKRLASQVFAQNMELKDASVFLFITGANQNVEAAQIKKEILAILDNIKHGGITQQQLDKVKINNRVDFIAGLEDSSDVAEMFAEYLTQGKIEDIARYEEEFEALEVKDLVRVANEYFRDEAYSVVTLKP, translated from the coding sequence ATGAAGGGCTTGGGTCGTTTTTTTGTTTTAATTTTAATACTAGGTGGTTTCATGCAAGCAGCGCAAGCGACAGAAAAACTGAGTATGCGTACCTACTTGCCCCACTACGAGAGCATCACTCTTGACAATGGGTTGCAAGTGGTTGCCGTGCCTTTGGCGAATAAAAGCGGGGTGATTGAGGTGGATTTGCTCTACAAAGTTGGCTCAAGAAACGAGCGCATGGGCAAGAGTGGGATCGCCCATATGCTCGAACACATGAGCTTTAAAAGCACCAAACACCTCAAAGATGGGGAATTTGACACCATCGTTAAGGGCTTTGGTGGGGTCAGCAACGCCTCCACGAGCTTTGACAACACCCGTTATTTTATTAAAGCGAGCAACGCCAATTTAGACAAGTCTTTGGAGTTGTTTGCCGAAATGCTAGGCTCTTTACAGCTCAAAGAGGACGAGTTTTTGCCCGAAAGACAGGTCGTGGCCGAAGAGAGATTGTGGCGCACTGATAACTCCCCACTAGGCTATCTCTACTTCCGCTTTTTCAACACCGCCTTTGTCTACCACCCCTACCACTGGACTCCCATCGGCTTTATGCAAGACATACAGCATTGGACAATCCAAGACATTCGAGAGTTTCACGACACCTACTACCAACCCAAGAACGCCATTTTATTGGTGGTGGGGGATTTAGACCCTAAAAAAGTCTTCGAGCAAGCTAAAAAACACTTTGCAAGTATCCCCAACAAGAGCCAAACCCCCATCCCCGAGGTTTACATGCAAGAGCCTATCCAAAATGGCTTGAGAGAAACCGTGATTCACAAAAAAGACCTGTCCTTAGAGTGGCTGGCGATCGGCTGGAAAGTCCCCCCCTTTGCCCATAAGGACCAAGTTGCCCTGAATGCCCTAGCCAAGCTTTTGGCCGAAGGGGATAGCAGTTTGTTGCGTAAAACTTTGGTGGATCAAAAACGCCTAGCCTCCCAAGTCTTCGCCCAAAATATGGAGCTCAAAGATGCGAGCGTGTTTTTATTCATTACAGGAGCGAACCAAAATGTCGAAGCCGCCCAAATCAAAAAGGAGATTTTGGCGATCCTAGACAACATCAAGCATGGCGGGATCACGCAACAGCAATTAGACAAGGTGAAAATCAACAACCGCGTGGATTTCATTGCAGGCTTGGAAGATTCCTCCGATGTCGCCGAGATGTTTGCCGAGTACTTGACTCAGGGCAAGATCGAGGACATTGCCCGCTATGAAGAGGAATTTGAAGCCCTAGAGGTCAAAGACCTCGTACGGGTGGCAAATGAGTACTTTAGAGATGAAGCTTACAGCGTTGTAACGCTAAAGCCCTAA
- the pgsA gene encoding CDP-diacylglycerol--glycerol-3-phosphate 3-phosphatidyltransferase: MKWAKQIPNTLTILRILLSVCLLFLILHASQWFKISPTGLNYASACLFAFAGCTDFLDGYIARNYQFKTLFGEIFDPLADKILILAAFLGLLALGRVNAWVVFVILGREFFIAGLRVSVSSHGQSIPVSQWGKYKTFLQICAIIVLFLNIHLGRVVVGDYLMAVAVFATLYSGLDYTQKYYKMVQNGDI, from the coding sequence ATGAAATGGGCTAAACAAATCCCCAACACCTTAACGATTTTGCGCATTTTGCTCTCAGTGTGCTTGCTTTTTTTGATTTTGCACGCCAGCCAGTGGTTTAAAATCTCACCCACAGGGCTAAATTATGCCAGCGCGTGTTTGTTCGCTTTCGCCGGTTGCACGGACTTTTTGGACGGCTACATTGCCCGTAACTACCAATTTAAAACTCTCTTTGGCGAAATCTTTGATCCCCTTGCCGATAAAATTTTAATCCTCGCGGCTTTTTTAGGGCTTTTGGCACTCGGGCGGGTCAATGCGTGGGTGGTGTTTGTGATTTTAGGCAGAGAGTTTTTCATCGCGGGGCTTAGGGTGTCGGTGTCAAGCCATGGGCAGAGCATTCCCGTGAGCCAGTGGGGCAAGTACAAGACCTTTTTACAAATATGCGCCATCATCGTGTTGTTCTTAAACATCCACTTGGGCAGGGTGGTTGTGGGGGATTACTTAATGGCGGTGGCGGTGTTTGCGACCCTTTACTCGGGACTAGATTACACCCAAAAGTATTATAAAATGGTACAAAATGGGGATATTTGA
- a CDS encoding phosphatidylglycerophosphate synthase: protein MTIYLHENAELQVARKAILSAHALLVLLLGLTAFGAVVLLQKSAIPDFKALNPSAVGLYFLLWLAMFVCQIFGYYKLAKVGRNLLIFRCVAFPYIADALLSLFLLLAMPKASVVQLFNFKIVTFFLYAYYSYKLFYELSRVTEEKFFRQGILLLGFCLTLLLFIVGISRGALLLFSFLFLVGMLVGWGMIFTGFFRLKQINTP from the coding sequence ATGACCATTTATCTCCACGAAAATGCTGAATTACAGGTGGCAAGAAAAGCCATTTTGTCCGCCCACGCTCTCTTAGTCTTGCTCTTGGGACTGACCGCCTTTGGGGCGGTTGTTCTCTTGCAAAAGAGCGCGATCCCCGATTTTAAAGCTCTAAACCCCAGTGCGGTGGGGCTTTATTTTCTCTTGTGGCTTGCCATGTTTGTTTGCCAAATTTTTGGCTACTACAAACTCGCCAAAGTGGGACGCAATCTTTTGATTTTCCGTTGTGTTGCCTTCCCCTACATTGCCGATGCCCTGCTCTCTTTGTTTCTCTTATTGGCCATGCCAAAGGCCAGCGTAGTCCAGCTTTTCAACTTTAAAATCGTAACATTTTTCCTTTACGCCTACTACTCTTATAAACTTTTTTATGAATTGAGCCGTGTTACTGAAGAGAAATTTTTTAGACAAGGGATTTTACTCTTGGGCTTTTGCCTAACCCTTTTGCTGTTTATTGTGGGAATCAGCCGGGGGGCTTTATTGCTCTTTAGTTTTTTGTTTTTGGTGGGGATGCTCGTGGGGTGGGGCATGATCTTTACGGGATTTTTTAGGCTCAAACAAATCAACACCCCATGA
- the dapA gene encoding 4-hydroxy-tetrahydrodipicolinate synthase: protein MHALSALITPFKPDLKVDEATFASLIERQIRLGMDACVPTGTTGESATLSHEEHMRCIEIATQICKPKGVKVLAGVGSNATSESIMLAKFAQKAGADGILCVSPYYNRPTQQGLFAHYKAIAHSVDIPLILYDVPARTGTQIAIETAVKLFNEVPNVVGIKEASGQAQRLVDFAHFAPKMQIYSGEDKLNHIIMASGGVGVISVTGNLLPDKISALVKANLQGDLAGGQKIHDELYAINGALFCESNPIPIKACMHMAGLLEHLVYRLPLVPPSQENMHFLETILENYEVLK from the coding sequence ATGCACGCCTTAAGTGCTCTAATCACCCCTTTTAAGCCGGATTTAAAGGTCGATGAGGCGACTTTTGCTTCCCTCATAGAAAGGCAAATCAGGTTAGGCATGGATGCTTGTGTGCCCACAGGCACCACGGGCGAGTCAGCAACCTTGAGCCACGAGGAGCACATGCGTTGCATTGAAATCGCCACACAAATCTGTAAGCCCAAAGGCGTGAAAGTCTTGGCCGGAGTGGGTAGCAACGCCACGAGCGAGTCGATCATGTTGGCTAAGTTCGCCCAAAAAGCAGGGGCCGATGGGATTTTATGCGTGAGCCCTTATTACAACCGCCCCACACAACAGGGCTTGTTCGCACATTACAAGGCGATCGCGCACTCTGTAGACATCCCCTTGATCTTATACGATGTTCCCGCCCGCACAGGCACCCAAATCGCCATAGAAACCGCCGTGAAACTCTTTAACGAAGTGCCTAATGTTGTCGGCATTAAAGAAGCGTCAGGGCAAGCCCAAAGGTTAGTGGATTTTGCCCACTTTGCCCCCAAGATGCAGATTTACAGCGGAGAGGATAAGTTAAACCACATCATCATGGCAAGTGGCGGTGTGGGGGTGATCTCGGTTACGGGCAATCTCTTGCCTGATAAAATCTCTGCTCTTGTGAAGGCAAATTTACAAGGCGATCTAGCCGGCGGGCAGAAAATCCATGACGAGCTGTACGCCATCAATGGCGCGCTTTTTTGCGAGAGCAACCCCATTCCCATTAAAGCTTGCATGCACATGGCGGGCTTGCTAGAACACTTAGTTTATCGCTTGCCTTTAGTGCCGCCAAGCCAAGAGAACATGCACTTTTTAGAAACGATCTTAGAAAATTATGAGGTATTGAAATGA
- the ppk1 gene encoding polyphosphate kinase 1 — protein MYFNRELSWLRFNTRVLDQACDEGLPLLERLKFLAIYGTNLDEFYMIRVAGLKHLADNNMTTTNLDGLSPREQLERIHAYAATEQKIVQKQFLGLKESLSKHGLSLKSVASLPIKHHPKLQDHFHKHLYPIVVPTLLDLNRPFPFVRNLSFGLVFELERKDGEIVYGAVKIPSLLKRFVEIDTGVFVAVEEIVQKCAPLLFESYTILESMVFRITCNADMEIIEDEGHDLVDRISEGLRTRDRGEAVRLEVGGGSVHLRQILSAQMPGVTLYPSRILLDLGRLWELVGLKDYAHLKAPVFVPKILPPLSGIGFLESRAFFDLLDQQDILLFHPYESFDPIVHFIQNAAEDKDVVSIRMTLYRVGKESPIVKALTEAAPYKQVSVLVELKARFDEENNLHWARALENAGAHVIYGVSNLKVHAKVALVVRKVGDSLKEYVHISTGNYNTLSAKVYTDLSLLSANPKIAHDTLKLFHSLGTGVSAQTHLSTLYMAPKQIKSKILALIAHEMVFKRKGRIIFKVNALVDKDIIDCLYKASRVGVKIDLLVRGICCLRPQMKGFSENIRVFSIVGKYLEHARIYYFAHDTHKLYFSSADMMPRNLEKRVELLVPATSKAIQRKMLHILHLQLKDNAQTYALQAGGDYIRLAPKKTPLNAQLLYEKIVSAADDT, from the coding sequence GTGTATTTTAACCGAGAACTTTCATGGCTGCGCTTCAACACAAGGGTTTTAGACCAAGCTTGCGATGAAGGCTTGCCCCTTTTGGAGCGGTTAAAATTCTTAGCCATTTATGGGACGAATTTAGACGAGTTTTACATGATTAGGGTGGCAGGCCTAAAGCACCTGGCCGACAACAACATGACAACCACAAACCTAGATGGCTTGAGCCCAAGAGAACAGCTAGAGCGCATCCACGCTTATGCTGCTACTGAGCAAAAAATCGTGCAAAAGCAGTTTTTGGGCTTGAAAGAGTCTTTAAGTAAGCATGGCCTAAGCTTAAAAAGCGTGGCAAGCCTGCCCATCAAACACCACCCCAAGCTACAAGACCACTTCCACAAACACCTTTACCCCATCGTGGTGCCAACCTTGCTGGACCTAAACCGCCCCTTCCCCTTTGTACGCAACTTGAGCTTTGGTTTGGTCTTTGAGTTGGAGCGCAAGGACGGGGAGATCGTCTATGGGGCAGTGAAAATCCCCTCTTTGCTCAAGCGCTTTGTGGAAATCGACACGGGCGTGTTTGTGGCGGTGGAGGAAATCGTGCAAAAATGCGCTCCCTTGTTGTTTGAGAGTTACACCATCTTGGAGAGCATGGTCTTTAGAATCACCTGCAATGCCGACATGGAAATCATCGAAGACGAGGGGCATGATTTGGTCGATCGCATCAGCGAGGGCTTACGCACACGGGATCGGGGGGAAGCGGTGCGTTTGGAGGTGGGCGGGGGGAGTGTGCATTTGCGCCAAATTCTAAGCGCACAAATGCCCGGCGTTACCTTGTACCCCAGCCGCATTTTGTTGGACTTGGGGCGTTTGTGGGAGTTGGTGGGGCTAAAGGATTATGCCCATTTAAAAGCCCCCGTGTTCGTGCCTAAGATTTTGCCCCCCTTAAGCGGTATTGGCTTCTTGGAGAGTCGGGCATTCTTCGATCTGCTCGATCAGCAAGACATTTTGCTCTTCCACCCTTATGAGAGCTTCGATCCCATTGTGCACTTCATCCAAAACGCCGCCGAAGACAAGGATGTCGTTTCCATCCGCATGACCTTATACAGAGTGGGTAAAGAGTCGCCCATTGTCAAAGCCCTCACAGAGGCTGCACCCTATAAGCAGGTGAGCGTGCTTGTAGAACTTAAAGCCCGCTTTGATGAGGAAAACAACTTGCATTGGGCACGGGCCCTAGAAAATGCCGGAGCGCATGTGATCTATGGGGTGTCTAATTTGAAGGTGCATGCAAAGGTGGCGTTGGTGGTGCGTAAGGTGGGCGATAGCCTAAAAGAATATGTCCACATCAGTACAGGCAATTACAACACGCTTTCAGCCAAGGTTTACACCGACTTGAGCCTGCTGAGTGCCAACCCCAAAATCGCGCACGACACCTTAAAGCTCTTCCACTCTCTAGGCACAGGCGTGAGCGCGCAGACACATTTAAGCACGCTTTATATGGCCCCCAAACAAATTAAAAGCAAAATCCTAGCCCTCATCGCCCACGAAATGGTCTTTAAGCGCAAGGGGCGGATCATTTTTAAGGTCAATGCGCTCGTGGATAAGGACATCATTGATTGTTTGTACAAAGCTTCGCGAGTGGGAGTGAAGATTGATTTGTTAGTGCGAGGGATTTGTTGTTTGCGTCCACAAATGAAGGGCTTTAGCGAGAACATTCGGGTGTTTTCCATTGTGGGCAAATATTTAGAACACGCCCGTATTTATTACTTCGCCCACGACACGCACAAGCTGTATTTCTCAAGCGCAGACATGATGCCCCGCAATTTAGAAAAACGGGTGGAACTCTTGGTCCCTGCCACATCTAAGGCAATCCAACGCAAAATGTTACATATCCTGCATTTGCAACTCAAAGACAACGCCCAAACTTATGCCTTGCAAGCGGGGGGCGATTACATCCGTCTGGCCCCCAAAAAGACTCCTTTAAATGCCCAACTTCTGTATGAAAAGATTGTGAGCGCTGCCGATGACACCTAG
- the rseP gene encoding RIP metalloprotease RseP — MGIFEALVALGFVVLFHELGHFSVAKACKIRVEVFSLGFGTKLFKKTYGGTEYAFSLIPLGGYVSLQQEGDRGYLSKPIWQKSLVLLGGPLFNFLLALILCVFLALLPQERLEPIVGQVLPNMPATNALQVGDRILALNHTPINSFEDLQKAVKNSKGLSVVLRLQRGDKTLSLPLKLKKIPTKDVFNQPTSIKVLGIKPQDKTFYFHYTPLQALEHALAQCAHLIALTYQGLLKLVEGIVPLSNVSSVVGIVGFLAKQSGLEMWLLSVGFISINLGILNLLPIPLLDGGQLVLLWVEKLSRYTFKESQIRLLNALGFAFLGALLGLGLFNDLAAMFAKPA, encoded by the coding sequence ATGGGGATATTTGAAGCCCTTGTGGCTTTGGGCTTTGTGGTGCTGTTTCACGAACTCGGGCATTTTAGTGTGGCAAAGGCTTGCAAGATTAGGGTAGAAGTCTTTAGCCTTGGCTTTGGAACAAAACTCTTTAAAAAAACCTATGGCGGCACTGAATACGCTTTTTCTTTAATCCCGCTTGGAGGGTATGTGAGCCTACAACAAGAAGGCGATAGGGGGTATCTCTCTAAGCCCATTTGGCAAAAGAGTTTGGTCTTGCTAGGTGGTCCGCTCTTTAATTTTTTGCTTGCGCTCATTTTATGCGTCTTTTTAGCCCTCTTGCCTCAAGAACGGCTAGAGCCCATCGTGGGGCAAGTTCTACCCAACATGCCCGCCACAAATGCGCTTCAGGTGGGCGATCGCATTCTAGCCCTTAACCACACACCCATAAACAGCTTTGAAGACTTGCAAAAAGCGGTGAAAAACTCTAAGGGCTTGTCTGTGGTGCTGAGGCTACAAAGGGGGGATAAAACCCTAAGCCTCCCCCTGAAGCTTAAAAAAATACCCACTAAAGATGTGTTCAACCAACCCACTTCTATCAAAGTGCTCGGCATTAAACCACAGGACAAGACTTTTTATTTTCACTACACCCCCCTGCAAGCCCTAGAGCACGCCCTTGCACAATGCGCCCATTTAATTGCCCTTACTTATCAGGGACTTTTAAAGCTTGTGGAGGGCATTGTTCCCCTGTCTAATGTCAGCTCGGTGGTGGGGATTGTGGGCTTTTTAGCCAAACAAAGCGGGCTAGAAATGTGGTTACTTAGCGTGGGTTTTATCTCTATCAATCTAGGGATATTAAACCTACTACCCATCCCCCTGCTTGATGGCGGACAGCTTGTATTGCTGTGGGTGGAGAAGCTTAGCCGCTACACCTTTAAAGAATCCCAAATACGCCTACTCAATGCGCTAGGCTTTGCCTTTTTGGGCGCACTCTTGGGACTCGGGCTGTTTAACGACTTGGCGGCCATGTTTGCAAAGCCTGCTTAA
- a CDS encoding enoyl-ACP reductase, with protein MSMQGKTLVISGATRGIGKAILYRFAQNGVNVAFTYNKNEEEAAKIAADLEANCRVKAKYYRLDILEPEQYIELFKQIDTDFERVDCFVSNAIIYGRSVVGGFAPFMRLKPKGLNNIYTATVLAFVVGAQEAAKRMKLVGGGSIVSLSSTGNLVYMPNYAGHGNSKNAVETMVKYAAVDLGEFGIRVNAVSGGPIDTDALKAFPDYAEIKAKVEEQSPLKRMGDPTDLAGAVYFLCDPEQSAWLTGQTIVVDGGTTFK; from the coding sequence ATGAGTATGCAGGGCAAGACTTTAGTCATCAGCGGAGCGACCAGGGGCATAGGCAAAGCGATTTTATACCGATTCGCCCAAAACGGGGTCAATGTGGCGTTCACCTACAACAAAAACGAAGAAGAAGCCGCCAAAATCGCCGCAGACCTTGAGGCAAACTGCCGCGTGAAAGCCAAATACTACCGCCTAGACATTTTAGAACCCGAACAATACATTGAGTTGTTCAAACAAATCGACACAGACTTTGAGAGGGTGGATTGTTTCGTATCTAATGCGATCATTTATGGGCGTTCTGTGGTGGGTGGCTTTGCCCCCTTCATGCGTTTAAAACCCAAAGGGCTTAACAATATCTACACCGCCACCGTGTTGGCCTTTGTCGTGGGGGCCCAAGAGGCAGCCAAACGGATGAAGTTAGTTGGCGGGGGTTCGATCGTGTCTTTGAGCTCTACGGGCAATTTGGTCTATATGCCCAATTACGCCGGGCATGGCAACTCCAAAAACGCCGTAGAAACGATGGTGAAATACGCCGCCGTGGATTTGGGCGAATTTGGCATTAGAGTCAATGCCGTGAGTGGCGGGCCCATCGACACAGACGCGCTCAAAGCCTTCCCCGACTACGCCGAGATCAAAGCCAAGGTGGAAGAGCAATCCCCCCTAAAACGCATGGGCGATCCCACAGACCTAGCCGGGGCGGTGTATTTCTTATGCGACCCCGAACAGAGCGCGTGGCTGACCGGGCAAACCATCGTTGTAGATGGGGGCACCACTTTTAAATGA
- a CDS encoding motility associated factor glycosyltransferase family protein → MPSLYERNLEVLKLKDPLLAARLLRVQGNHKYEVFMQQDDFNIIDTDTNTPIFAHKPLEENLQKFKDLSPYAYTPYLYFYGAGNGVLFRLLLAYEQIKRIVIIEPEIEILFIIFNLLDFAEEIKTDRLIFLLQSACSYQMLASLLNMDKKACLYAKVFELHITYPYYERYLEDIQRIHLDFTKALENAAIGVGNDARDAIIGIKHHVQNLPFVLKSPTLLNLLSSLKQRNATHNTAIIISTGPSLNKQLPLLKEIAPYATLFCIDASFPILAKEGIKPDLVFSLERVEATAKFYTDTPKEAQEGVIFAITSIVHPKLHQAITKGTKQFSLRPFGYTSLFGLHEYGYLGIGMSAANMAYELVVHARFERCIFIGQDLSFGANGHSHADGALYGAEEISPKETGAKVFTPAYGGRGVVETTRIWKLFLDFFEKDIYHTPYKLEVINATEGGARIQGTLELPFKEAIERVRSDCKLVVKTPLKLTPPSPEVSAKNLKEAHEMCLDVLDYSKRCKERIEELFLEVAPFLEHVEKLNAKGELESLDLEKLEDLSQKINDIKSLFDEPEFNYCFNDAIQSYIFHQELDIAKIVVKPTPTKEELQAKQLDWIYAHKYWLFSLAGGIDCVMEVIKQALQTWPPSR, encoded by the coding sequence ATGCCATCGCTATATGAGCGCAACCTAGAGGTTCTTAAGCTAAAAGACCCCCTTTTAGCCGCACGCCTTTTAAGGGTGCAGGGCAATCACAAGTATGAAGTCTTCATGCAACAAGATGACTTCAACATCATAGACACCGACACCAACACCCCGATTTTCGCCCACAAACCCCTAGAGGAAAACCTACAAAAATTTAAAGACCTAAGCCCTTATGCTTACACTCCCTATTTGTATTTTTACGGGGCGGGTAATGGTGTGTTGTTTCGACTCTTGCTCGCTTACGAACAAATCAAACGCATCGTCATCATTGAGCCCGAGATTGAAATTTTATTCATCATCTTCAATCTCTTAGACTTTGCCGAAGAGATCAAAACCGACCGCTTGATCTTTCTCTTGCAAAGTGCGTGTTCTTACCAAATGCTCGCGTCTTTACTCAACATGGATAAAAAGGCGTGTTTGTATGCTAAGGTCTTTGAGCTGCACATCACCTACCCCTACTACGAGCGCTATTTAGAGGACATCCAGCGCATTCATTTGGACTTCACCAAAGCCCTAGAAAACGCCGCCATCGGCGTGGGTAATGACGCAAGGGATGCGATCATCGGCATCAAGCACCATGTGCAAAATTTGCCTTTCGTGCTAAAAAGCCCGACCTTGCTAAACTTGCTAAGCAGTCTAAAACAGCGCAATGCCACACACAACACGGCGATCATTATTTCCACAGGGCCTAGTTTAAACAAACAACTTCCCCTACTTAAAGAAATCGCCCCCTACGCCACACTTTTTTGCATAGATGCGTCTTTTCCCATTTTAGCTAAAGAAGGCATCAAGCCCGATTTGGTCTTTTCCTTAGAGAGGGTGGAGGCGACTGCTAAGTTTTACACCGACACCCCCAAGGAGGCGCAGGAAGGGGTGATTTTTGCCATCACTTCCATTGTGCACCCCAAATTACACCAAGCCATCACCAAAGGCACAAAGCAATTTAGCCTACGCCCCTTTGGCTACACAAGTTTGTTTGGCTTGCACGAGTATGGCTATTTAGGCATTGGCATGAGCGCGGCAAACATGGCTTACGAGCTTGTGGTGCATGCCCGTTTTGAGCGTTGCATTTTCATCGGGCAGGATTTGAGCTTTGGGGCAAATGGACACAGCCACGCCGATGGGGCTTTGTATGGGGCTGAAGAGATTTCCCCTAAAGAAACAGGGGCTAAGGTCTTCACACCCGCTTATGGGGGGCGGGGGGTCGTGGAAACCACAAGGATATGGAAGCTCTTTTTAGATTTCTTTGAAAAGGACATTTACCACACCCCCTACAAGCTGGAGGTCATCAATGCCACAGAAGGGGGGGCGCGCATACAGGGCACGCTGGAATTGCCCTTTAAAGAGGCGATCGAGCGGGTGCGCTCTGATTGCAAACTTGTGGTTAAAACCCCCCTAAAACTCACCCCCCCAAGCCCCGAAGTCAGCGCAAAGAACTTAAAAGAGGCGCACGAAATGTGCCTAGATGTGCTGGACTACTCCAAGCGGTGCAAAGAACGCATTGAAGAGCTGTTTTTAGAAGTCGCCCCCTTCTTAGAGCATGTGGAAAAGTTGAACGCTAAAGGGGAATTAGAGAGTTTGGATTTAGAGAAATTGGAGGACTTGAGTCAAAAAATCAACGACATTAAAAGCTTGTTTGACGAACCTGAATTTAATTATTGCTTCAACGATGCGATCCAATCCTATATTTTTCACCAAGAATTAGACATTGCCAAAATCGTGGTGAAGCCCACACCCACAAAAGAAGAATTGCAAGCCAAACAGCTAGATTGGATTTACGCCCACAAATACTGGCTCTTCTCTTTGGCTGGGGGGATTGACTGCGTGATGGAGGTGATTAAGCAGGCTTTGCAAACATGGCCGCCAAGTCGTTAA
- the pyrD gene encoding dihydroorotate dehydrogenase (quinone) translates to MTPRWLFALEAERVHALVGFGLKIWGKLPRSPQMPNPALAQKILGLNLPNPIGLAAGFDKNATMVAGLSRLGFGAIEVGTLTPKAQLGNPKPRVFRYIPQQSLQNSMGFNNKGVAKAAQRLENLPPLPCLIGVNLGKNKDTPLENTLSDYEKALKASLGVGDYYVFNLSSPNTPNLRDLQNESFVDELFSMARERTHKPLFLKVAPDMPSDGLLAVCERAIKAGAKGIIATNTTIDYSLLPGARQSGGLSGRVLEAKARVVFEEIARAFFGRAVLVAVGGISDAKEAYERIKMGASFLQIFTAFIYQGPTICRQINQDIVKLLQQDGLSSIHEAVGIGQKR, encoded by the coding sequence ATGACACCTAGGTGGTTGTTTGCCCTAGAGGCTGAGAGGGTGCACGCCCTCGTGGGGTTTGGCTTAAAAATTTGGGGCAAGTTGCCCCGCAGTCCTCAAATGCCAAACCCCGCTTTGGCGCAAAAGATTTTAGGCTTAAATCTGCCTAATCCCATCGGGCTTGCCGCCGGCTTTGATAAAAACGCCACCATGGTGGCGGGTCTTAGCCGCTTGGGTTTTGGCGCAATAGAGGTGGGCACACTCACGCCAAAAGCTCAGCTGGGCAACCCCAAACCTAGGGTTTTCCGCTATATCCCACAGCAGAGTCTACAAAACAGCATGGGTTTTAACAACAAAGGGGTGGCAAAGGCGGCGCAAAGGCTGGAGAATTTGCCCCCCCTGCCTTGTCTTATCGGGGTGAATTTAGGCAAGAACAAGGACACCCCCCTAGAAAACACCCTAAGCGATTATGAAAAAGCATTAAAGGCGAGTTTAGGCGTGGGGGATTACTATGTCTTCAATCTCTCCTCGCCCAACACCCCGAATTTGAGAGATTTACAAAACGAAAGCTTTGTGGATGAACTCTTTTCTATGGCAAGAGAGCGCACCCATAAGCCCTTGTTTTTAAAAGTCGCCCCAGACATGCCAAGCGATGGGCTTTTAGCAGTGTGTGAAAGGGCGATAAAGGCGGGGGCAAAGGGGATCATTGCCACCAACACCACGATTGACTATTCACTGCTGCCTGGGGCGCGCCAAAGTGGGGGGCTGAGTGGTCGGGTGTTAGAGGCAAAGGCTAGGGTAGTGTTTGAAGAGATCGCTAGGGCGTTTTTTGGGCGGGCTGTTTTGGTGGCCGTGGGGGGGATTAGCGATGCTAAAGAAGCCTATGAGCGGATTAAAATGGGGGCTAGTTTCTTGCAGATTTTCACAGCTTTTATCTACCAAGGCCCAACAATTTGTAGACAAATAAACCAAGATATAGTAAAATTGCTCCAACAAGATGGGTTGAGCTCAATCCATGAGGCTGTTGGGATTGGACAAAAAAGATGA